A genome region from Dendrosporobacter quercicolus includes the following:
- the gpr gene encoding GPR endopeptidase, translating into MQAANTPRTDLALEAREMITKQVSQEVPGVLVETSEDDEILITRVNITTPEAERLMGKTQGRYVTIEAQGLRYKNTPLQEKIMNYLAQELAGLAQLPRDATILVVGLGNWNVTPDALGPRAVDKIVVTRHLQDMLSPELKGGVRSICAIAPGVLGITGMETAEIVHGIASKIKPDLVIAIDALAAASSHRVITTVQLADTGIHPGSGVGNKRFGLTQESLGVPVIAIGVPTVVHASTIAMDTIHTLQEHSSFARYFKSMENLTEQDRQVIVRQVLPDTLGDLMVTPKEVDRLIADIADVVAGGINQAMHPGIDYENIHIYLH; encoded by the coding sequence ATGCAGGCAGCAAATACGCCGCGTACTGATTTAGCGTTAGAGGCGCGGGAAATGATTACAAAACAGGTCAGCCAGGAGGTACCCGGCGTACTGGTAGAAACCAGCGAAGACGATGAAATTCTCATTACCCGCGTAAATATTACCACACCGGAAGCAGAACGGCTGATGGGAAAGACACAGGGGCGGTATGTAACAATTGAAGCCCAGGGTTTGCGGTATAAAAATACGCCCCTGCAGGAAAAAATCATGAACTATCTGGCGCAGGAACTGGCCGGACTGGCCCAATTACCGCGCGACGCCACCATTCTGGTGGTAGGCCTGGGCAACTGGAATGTTACACCTGATGCTCTGGGGCCGCGGGCAGTGGATAAGATTGTGGTAACCAGACACTTGCAGGATATGCTTTCACCGGAACTGAAAGGCGGCGTACGGTCAATCTGTGCGATTGCACCGGGCGTTTTGGGAATTACCGGCATGGAAACCGCTGAAATTGTTCACGGTATTGCCAGTAAAATAAAGCCGGATTTGGTCATTGCCATTGATGCTCTGGCTGCAGCTTCAAGCCACAGAGTGATTACAACGGTGCAATTGGCCGATACCGGCATCCATCCCGGCTCAGGCGTGGGCAATAAACGATTCGGGTTAACTCAGGAATCGCTTGGCGTGCCGGTGATTGCCATTGGCGTGCCCACGGTTGTTCATGCTTCTACAATTGCCATGGATACCATCCATACTTTACAAGAACATTCTTCGTTCGCCCGCTATTTTAAAAGCATGGAAAACCTGACCGAACAGGACCGGCAGGTTATTGTGCGTCAGGTCTTGCCGGATACACTGGGCGATTTAATGGTCACGCCGAAGGAGGTCGACCGGCTGATTGCCGATATTGCCGATGTAGTCGCCGGAGGAATTAATCAGGCAATGCATCCCGGCATTGATTACGAGAATATCCATATTTATTTGCACTGA
- the holA gene encoding DNA polymerase III subunit delta: MSSYINVLAQVRQGLLKPVYLIHGEEVYLARQLEQAIVNAILAPADRDMNLNIVNGDPVLQELAGLIETVPFCGEKNVIVVRNSGLFRGRKGSVESENDHTDERLLKVLANIPGYSHVLFITADKADKRRKLYKNIEKLGAVVEVAPLKPRDIRLWLPNKLNELGKRMAPEAIEYFLSIVSVMSPTALGFLDHELEKAALYADGKVITKADLNETLAAIPEISVFSMIDAISVKDTPKALLLFGEQLATGEHPIKILSLLGRQVRLLWQARNLAAGGCSASQIAGELGVMPFIAEKLVKQCRGFSEPVLKAALLGLAEADRNLKSGRTTSVALEQIIIEMCR, from the coding sequence ATGAGTAGTTATATCAATGTGCTGGCCCAGGTTAGGCAAGGCCTGCTCAAGCCGGTGTACCTCATTCATGGCGAAGAGGTTTATTTAGCCCGTCAGTTGGAGCAGGCGATTGTCAATGCAATATTGGCGCCGGCTGACAGGGATATGAATTTGAATATCGTCAATGGCGATCCTGTGTTACAGGAACTGGCCGGTCTTATTGAAACAGTACCGTTTTGCGGCGAAAAAAACGTCATTGTAGTCCGTAATTCAGGATTGTTTCGCGGCCGCAAAGGCTCCGTCGAGTCCGAAAACGATCATACCGACGAACGGCTGTTAAAGGTGCTGGCCAATATACCTGGATATAGCCACGTGTTATTTATTACCGCAGATAAGGCGGATAAGCGGCGCAAACTATACAAGAATATTGAAAAACTGGGTGCTGTCGTAGAAGTAGCCCCGTTAAAACCCAGGGATATTAGGCTGTGGCTGCCCAATAAACTGAATGAGCTTGGCAAACGAATGGCGCCTGAGGCCATAGAGTATTTCTTGTCAATTGTCAGTGTCATGTCCCCGACCGCCTTAGGTTTCCTTGACCATGAACTGGAGAAAGCGGCATTATATGCCGATGGCAAGGTCATTACTAAAGCTGATTTAAACGAAACTTTGGCGGCCATACCGGAAATATCGGTGTTTTCCATGATTGACGCCATTAGTGTTAAGGATACGCCCAAGGCGCTGCTGCTGTTTGGCGAGCAGCTGGCGACCGGGGAGCACCCAATAAAAATATTGTCGCTATTGGGCCGGCAGGTGAGATTGTTATGGCAGGCCCGGAATTTGGCGGCCGGCGGTTGCAGCGCCAGTCAAATTGCCGGTGAACTGGGGGTAATGCCGTTTATTGCGGAGAAGCTTGTCAAGCAGTGCCGGGGCTTTTCCGAACCGGTATTAAAAGCCGCCCTTCTCGGTCTGGCCGAGGCTGACCGAAACCTGAAGTCCGGCCGGACAACAAGCGTGGCTTTGGAACAAATCATCATTGAAATGTGCCGGTAA
- the spoIIP gene encoding stage II sporulation protein P: MLTRRQRHRRKFAYQKVVLFSLIVGLSGCLAVWACSDWSESAVTVSSSGSGQENPQAASWLPEWRDILFSGIPGLANTVKKPPVVKVKPEVTVRSVMHGLVLFFTEIDVNDMRSVLKAEIPVLAVIPAGQPTVSAMTVPNFPKFDPASMLPKGKPLVGIYHTHTAESFIPSSGAAHKPGGQIGDIVDVGGALARKLESLGIPAIQSKNIHDYPSFMKAYGVSEATVQQMLAENPSIQIIFDIHRDAGKREDHTVTVNGVPAAKLTIVVATGQPDLPQPTWQQNHAFAKLIEAKLTQYYPGLSKGILLVEWRYNQHLHPRSLLLEVGCQENSMEEVERSMEFFGEILAQIIAESN; encoded by the coding sequence ATGTTGACAAGACGGCAACGGCATCGGCGAAAGTTTGCTTATCAAAAAGTGGTGTTATTCAGCCTTATTGTCGGGCTGAGCGGCTGCCTGGCGGTCTGGGCCTGTTCAGACTGGTCCGAATCTGCCGTTACGGTAAGCTCGTCAGGGTCAGGGCAGGAGAACCCCCAAGCGGCTTCCTGGCTGCCTGAATGGCGGGATATCTTGTTCTCCGGTATTCCTGGACTAGCCAATACAGTAAAGAAGCCGCCGGTGGTCAAAGTTAAGCCGGAAGTTACCGTCCGGAGCGTGATGCATGGGCTGGTGTTGTTTTTTACTGAAATTGATGTTAACGATATGCGTTCGGTGTTAAAGGCTGAAATACCGGTGTTGGCGGTTATACCGGCCGGACAGCCAACGGTTAGCGCCATGACAGTGCCGAATTTTCCTAAATTTGATCCGGCGAGCATGTTGCCCAAAGGCAAACCTTTGGTGGGAATATACCATACGCATACGGCGGAATCTTTCATTCCCAGTTCCGGTGCGGCTCATAAACCGGGCGGACAAATCGGCGATATTGTTGACGTTGGCGGCGCACTGGCAAGAAAGCTGGAAAGCTTGGGCATTCCGGCCATCCAAAGTAAAAATATTCATGATTACCCCAGTTTTATGAAAGCCTATGGTGTGTCTGAAGCGACAGTTCAGCAAATGCTGGCTGAAAACCCTTCTATTCAGATAATTTTTGATATTCACCGGGATGCCGGTAAACGGGAAGATCATACAGTGACCGTCAACGGGGTTCCAGCGGCAAAACTGACGATTGTTGTAGCCACAGGGCAACCTGATTTGCCGCAGCCCACCTGGCAGCAGAATCACGCTTTTGCCAAACTGATTGAAGCTAAGCTGACGCAGTATTATCCCGGATTATCTAAAGGAATTTTACTGGTAGAATGGCGCTATAACCAGCATCTTCATCCCCGGTCCCTGCTGCTGGAGGTTGGCTGTCAGGAAAATAGCATGGAGGAAGTGGAGCGAAGTATGGAGTTTTTTGGCGAGATACTTGCTCAAATCATTGCCGAAAGCAACTGA
- the lepA gene encoding translation elongation factor 4 codes for MTTKNIRNFSIIAHIDHGKSTLADRLIEYTGTLSSREMEAQVLDQMDLERERGITIKAQAVRLDYIAQDGETYMLNLIDTPGHVDFTYEVSRSLAACEGALLVVDAAQGIEAQTLANVYLALENNLEIIPVINKIDLPSADPEKVKQEIEEVIGLDTSDAVLASAKTGIGIAGILEAIVKKVPPPKGAIDEPLSALIFDSHFDAYKGVIAYVRVMNGRIKPGMKLKMMATDKKFEVTEVGIFKPSLATIAELGTGQVGFVAGSIKNVKDVRVGDTITDAEHPAAAALPGYRKINPMVYCGLYPVDSADYDNLKDALEKLQLNDAALLFEPETSIALGFGFRCGFLGLLHMDVIQERLEREYNLSLITTAPSVIYRVYRTDGHMLEIDNPSKLPPPTEIDHIDEPYVKATVIVPNEFVGAVMELSQEKRGEFKDMKYLDTTRVMITYHLPLSEIIYDYFDRLKSSTRGYASLDYELTGYHTSSLVKLDILLNGDPVDALSVIVHRDKAAYRGRQLAEKLKSIIPKQMFEIPIQAAVGNKVIARETVRAMRKDVLAKCYGGDISRKRKLLEKQKEGKKRMKQVGSVEIPQEAFMAILKID; via the coding sequence ATGACAACGAAAAATATCCGTAATTTTTCCATTATTGCCCACATAGATCACGGGAAATCCACCCTTGCCGACCGGCTGATTGAATATACGGGCACCTTGTCTTCACGGGAGATGGAAGCTCAGGTGCTGGATCAGATGGATCTGGAACGTGAACGCGGCATTACTATTAAGGCGCAGGCCGTCCGGCTGGACTATATTGCACAAGACGGCGAGACCTATATGCTTAATCTGATCGATACGCCTGGTCATGTTGATTTTACTTATGAAGTGTCCCGCAGCCTGGCTGCCTGCGAAGGTGCATTGCTGGTGGTGGATGCGGCCCAGGGAATTGAAGCGCAAACACTGGCCAATGTTTACCTGGCTTTGGAAAATAATCTTGAAATTATTCCGGTAATTAATAAGATTGATTTGCCGAGCGCTGATCCGGAAAAAGTTAAACAGGAAATTGAAGAGGTGATCGGGCTGGACACCTCAGATGCCGTGCTGGCCAGCGCCAAAACCGGCATTGGCATTGCCGGGATTCTGGAAGCCATTGTGAAGAAGGTTCCGCCGCCGAAGGGAGCGATTGACGAGCCGCTGAGCGCGCTTATTTTTGATTCTCATTTTGACGCCTATAAAGGGGTCATTGCTTATGTCCGGGTGATGAACGGCAGAATCAAGCCGGGCATGAAATTAAAAATGATGGCCACCGACAAAAAATTTGAAGTGACCGAGGTGGGAATTTTTAAGCCGTCTTTAGCGACCATTGCTGAGCTGGGAACCGGTCAAGTCGGATTTGTGGCCGGCAGCATTAAGAATGTAAAGGATGTCCGGGTTGGCGATACCATTACTGATGCCGAACATCCGGCGGCGGCAGCCCTGCCCGGTTACCGAAAAATAAACCCAATGGTCTATTGCGGTTTATACCCGGTAGACAGCGCGGATTATGATAATCTCAAAGATGCTTTGGAGAAATTGCAGTTAAATGATGCTGCGCTGTTATTTGAGCCGGAGACCTCCATTGCCCTCGGGTTTGGTTTCAGGTGCGGCTTCCTCGGGTTATTGCACATGGATGTCATCCAGGAACGCCTTGAGCGGGAATACAACTTAAGTCTGATTACTACGGCGCCAAGCGTAATTTACCGGGTGTACAGGACTGATGGCCATATGCTGGAAATAGACAATCCGTCCAAGCTGCCGCCGCCGACCGAAATCGATCATATTGATGAGCCTTACGTCAAGGCCACGGTGATTGTGCCAAATGAATTTGTCGGCGCTGTCATGGAACTCTCCCAGGAAAAGCGCGGTGAGTTTAAAGATATGAAGTATCTTGATACAACCAGAGTGATGATCACTTATCATTTACCGTTAAGCGAGATTATTTATGATTATTTTGATCGCTTGAAGTCATCAACCCGCGGCTATGCTTCACTGGATTACGAATTAACCGGCTACCATACGTCCAGTCTGGTTAAGCTGGATATTTTGTTAAACGGCGATCCGGTTGACGCCTTGTCGGTGATTGTCCACCGGGATAAAGCCGCCTACCGGGGCCGGCAGCTGGCTGAGAAACTCAAAAGCATTATCCCGAAGCAAATGTTTGAAATACCCATTCAGGCGGCAGTCGGCAATAAAGTAATTGCCCGCGAGACAGTCAGGGCAATGCGCAAAGATGTTCTGGCCAAATGCTATGGCGGTGATATCAGCCGTAAGCGGAAACTGCTGGAAAAACAAAAAGAGGGCAAAAAAAGGATGAAACAGGTTGGCAGCGTCGAGATACCGCAGGAAGCCTTTATGGCAATCTTAAAGATTGATTAG
- a CDS encoding DNA internalization-related competence protein ComEC/Rec2, producing the protein MKYSLGLINCLAAAVLTGIWLASRFDLPALALIFPALLIAVLAVRAVYRRHFSAGILLVLLFLCLGAIRFTHENTLPAYAVSHYAGQTVTVYGTICETPRTYVLNEKQMGVRYVVDVNGIALAGGRKLPGAGKIMVSSRQDRHSKTGWPGGECIVKGRVENLHGFHNPGLIDTVAALRRAGVIARMNAGFDGVKLTGEGAYRWQGALHLMREKALLTLQKVMPESEAAMLFGILFGGYAGIEPEVVEAFSATGIVHILSVSGTHIALVAGAVYWLCTLFNVGGKRAALLVTAVIAAYGAFAGLTPPVVRSAVMGITAVGAIALGRERDAGHALAITALAMVIIQPSLIFDISFQLSFGSTAGLIYLYPKLKTRLNFLPALPAAAVSLTLAAQLGVLPFVAWYFNAFSLSAFVANFIVVPLVEVVVVLGLAGLAVNAVLPVAGDLALLICSFLIGIVITLTKGLAAIPGGTVYLPPFDIFAGLVYYIFLGWLFGYTPLRIPSLLQAAQCWPRQSLAIVLVLGLSFMVYQSRPQPLNVHFIDVAQGDATLVVTPQGRAVLIDTGGASSQSALDIGKRVVVPYLRHYGIERLDYLILTHGHQDHAGGAAAVAGKIPISHILVARERYSPAVDQLALALKGQRFIPAYTGQKIWLDSVLLEVVHAVDSKAARFDNEASNVIRISYGKHSFLITGDLERPGEEAVLAAGTPIASTVLKVGHHGAKTSTSPAFLQLVAPEYAVISAGAGNRFGHPHPEILQRLSARRIKTYRTDQQGAVVFQTDGKKLSVSSFLP; encoded by the coding sequence ATGAAATACAGCTTAGGCTTGATTAATTGTTTGGCGGCGGCTGTTCTTACCGGTATATGGCTGGCAAGCCGGTTTGACCTACCGGCCCTTGCGCTGATTTTTCCGGCCTTGCTGATTGCCGTCCTGGCCGTGCGGGCGGTTTACCGGCGGCATTTCTCCGCCGGCATCCTGCTGGTACTGCTGTTTTTATGCTTAGGTGCAATCCGTTTTACTCATGAAAACACTTTGCCGGCTTATGCCGTAAGCCATTATGCGGGCCAGACAGTTACCGTGTATGGAACAATTTGTGAGACGCCCCGGACTTATGTCCTCAATGAAAAGCAGATGGGCGTGCGCTATGTAGTAGATGTGAATGGTATTGCATTGGCGGGAGGGCGGAAACTGCCCGGAGCGGGAAAGATCATGGTTAGCTCCCGGCAGGACAGGCATAGCAAGACCGGCTGGCCTGGCGGCGAATGTATTGTCAAAGGCCGGGTGGAAAATTTGCACGGCTTTCATAATCCGGGCCTGATTGATACGGTGGCTGCTTTAAGGCGAGCGGGTGTAATTGCCAGGATGAATGCCGGGTTTGACGGTGTCAAGCTGACTGGCGAGGGTGCTTATCGCTGGCAGGGAGCCTTGCATTTGATGCGGGAAAAGGCTTTGCTGACACTGCAAAAAGTGATGCCGGAGTCCGAGGCGGCCATGCTGTTCGGCATATTATTTGGCGGTTATGCGGGAATTGAGCCGGAGGTTGTTGAGGCATTTTCAGCTACCGGGATTGTGCACATTTTGTCGGTGTCGGGCACGCATATCGCATTAGTGGCCGGCGCCGTGTACTGGCTGTGCACTTTATTTAACGTTGGCGGAAAGCGGGCGGCTTTGCTGGTGACGGCAGTAATTGCGGCATATGGTGCGTTTGCCGGGTTAACTCCGCCGGTGGTACGGTCGGCGGTTATGGGCATAACGGCTGTCGGGGCAATTGCGCTGGGACGGGAAAGAGACGCCGGTCATGCCTTGGCCATAACCGCCCTGGCTATGGTGATTATTCAGCCGTCGCTGATCTTTGATATCAGCTTTCAATTATCCTTTGGTTCTACCGCCGGACTGATTTATTTATATCCCAAATTAAAGACGCGGCTGAATTTTCTGCCCGCTCTGCCGGCAGCGGCGGTGTCCTTGACCCTGGCGGCCCAGCTGGGTGTTCTGCCGTTTGTCGCCTGGTATTTTAACGCTTTTTCGCTGAGCGCCTTCGTCGCTAATTTCATTGTCGTTCCACTGGTGGAAGTTGTCGTTGTGCTCGGCCTGGCCGGGCTTGCGGTAAATGCTGTTTTACCGGTGGCGGGTGACCTGGCGTTGCTTATCTGCAGTTTTTTAATCGGGATTGTCATTACTTTGACCAAAGGGCTGGCAGCCATTCCGGGCGGGACCGTTTATTTGCCGCCATTTGATATTTTTGCCGGTTTGGTTTATTATATTTTTCTAGGCTGGCTGTTCGGTTATACCCCGCTGCGCATTCCGAGCCTGTTGCAGGCGGCCCAATGCTGGCCGCGGCAAAGTCTGGCTATTGTCCTTGTTCTGGGGCTGAGCTTTATGGTTTATCAGAGCAGGCCGCAGCCCCTGAACGTTCATTTTATTGATGTGGCGCAGGGGGATGCAACCCTGGTCGTTACACCACAGGGCCGGGCGGTGCTGATTGATACAGGCGGAGCCAGCAGTCAATCGGCGCTTGATATTGGCAAAAGGGTGGTTGTCCCCTATCTCAGGCATTATGGAATTGAGCGGCTGGACTATCTCATCTTGACCCATGGACATCAGGATCATGCCGGCGGCGCAGCGGCTGTCGCCGGAAAAATTCCCATCAGCCATATCCTGGTGGCGCGGGAGAGATATTCACCGGCAGTGGATCAATTGGCCTTGGCATTGAAGGGACAGAGGTTCATTCCCGCTTATACCGGTCAAAAAATATGGCTGGATTCAGTCCTGCTGGAAGTGGTTCATGCGGTGGACAGCAAAGCTGCCCGGTTTGACAATGAGGCTTCCAATGTAATTAGAATCAGTTATGGAAAGCACAGCTTCCTGATTACCGGCGATCTGGAAAGACCGGGCGAGGAAGCTGTACTGGCAGCCGGGACGCCGATTGCCAGCACGGTTCTTAAAGTTGGTCATCACGGGGCCAAAACTTCAACAAGTCCGGCGTTTTTGCAGCTGGTTGCACCGGAATATGCGGTCATTTCGGCCGGCGCCGGAAACCGGTTTGGTCATCCGCATCCGGAAATTTTACAACGGTTGTCAGCCCGGCGGATTAAAACCTACCGTACCGATCAACAGGGCGCGGTGGTATTCCAAACAGATGGCAAGAAGCTGTCTGTCAGTAGTTTCCTGCCTTGA
- a CDS encoding TetR/AcrR family transcriptional regulator codes for MIISRVSKEPEVRQAELMDAAEELFISAGYQQTTVSMIVKKVGVAQGTFYYHFASKEVILEAIFDRYIRKMILEVHSAYARQNTALEKLQLFFKLFYKLCYYDESGLIAKILYKEKQGQLINKLWRQTLIATTPILRCILEQGNREGVTRVIHMDETLSFFAGIMASLLEASSPSEFGHEADPAVMNNKLKIAGNLIEALLGLQAASIQFDLPEKEQAQYAADALAPKAVR; via the coding sequence TTGATTATCTCTAGAGTCAGCAAAGAACCTGAAGTGCGTCAGGCTGAACTTATGGATGCAGCCGAGGAATTATTTATCTCAGCAGGCTATCAACAAACTACCGTAAGTATGATTGTCAAAAAAGTCGGCGTTGCGCAGGGGACGTTTTATTATCATTTTGCTTCCAAGGAAGTCATTCTGGAGGCCATCTTTGACCGTTATATCCGAAAGATGATTTTGGAAGTGCACTCAGCCTATGCTCGGCAGAATACCGCCCTGGAAAAGCTGCAGTTGTTCTTTAAGCTGTTTTATAAGCTGTGCTATTATGATGAATCCGGTTTAATTGCCAAGATTTTGTATAAAGAAAAGCAAGGTCAATTAATTAATAAACTGTGGCGGCAGACTTTAATCGCAACCACGCCCATTTTACGGTGTATTTTAGAACAGGGCAACCGGGAGGGCGTCACCAGGGTTATTCATATGGATGAAACCCTGTCCTTTTTTGCCGGGATTATGGCTTCTTTGCTGGAGGCCAGCTCTCCCTCCGAGTTTGGTCATGAGGCTGATCCGGCCGTCATGAATAACAAGCTGAAAATCGCCGGCAATTTAATTGAGGCTTTGCTGGGCTTACAGGCCGCCAGCATTCAGTTTGACCTGCCGGAGAAAGAACAGGCTCAATATGCGGCAGATGCTTTGGCCCCCAAGGCTGTCCGATGA
- a CDS encoding ABC transporter substrate-binding protein — MNKCKQLIAAGMLGAALLITACGSKQAGVESGAGAVQPDSKAVTIANYDYAENTVEYTYRKVPQRVVLTHPGATELLLELGLENHILATIAPYGSPVERVAEKYAGLNITKAQYMPSAEELLEMQPDMIIGWVQQFSPNGMGEVQAWQERGVGTYILPSTLLKTRPTLEDTVYRSIADMGRIFDIRQVTGPYVQNLKNRVDKVQQAVKDLPQKKTVIVLQDHFNGTFSLYDSQYLISHIVELAGGRNLCEERTSFVSAEKVLSFDPDVIIFVSFNQQRPTEDLGDKEAVQSLQAIAELRSMRAIQQGNIINLPFFTVNNGGIRTIDAIEKIAAGLYPDTF; from the coding sequence ATGAACAAATGTAAACAGTTGATCGCCGCCGGTATGCTGGGGGCTGCTTTGTTGATCACAGCCTGCGGATCAAAGCAGGCCGGAGTCGAATCCGGAGCCGGGGCGGTTCAGCCGGACTCCAAAGCGGTCACAATTGCCAATTATGATTATGCGGAAAACACCGTTGAATATACTTACCGTAAAGTTCCGCAAAGAGTGGTGCTCACTCATCCGGGCGCAACAGAGCTGTTATTGGAGCTTGGTCTGGAGAACCATATTTTAGCGACAATTGCCCCCTATGGCAGCCCGGTGGAGCGGGTGGCTGAAAAATATGCCGGATTGAATATAACCAAGGCGCAGTATATGCCGTCAGCAGAGGAACTGCTGGAAATGCAGCCTGACATGATCATCGGCTGGGTTCAGCAGTTTTCCCCCAATGGTATGGGGGAGGTGCAGGCCTGGCAGGAGCGCGGTGTAGGAACCTATATACTGCCAAGCACATTACTAAAGACCAGGCCTACGCTGGAGGATACAGTTTATCGCAGTATTGCGGATATGGGCAGGATTTTTGACATTCGGCAGGTTACCGGCCCTTATGTCCAGAATCTGAAAAACCGTGTGGATAAAGTGCAGCAGGCAGTCAAGGATTTGCCGCAAAAAAAGACGGTCATCGTTTTGCAGGATCATTTCAACGGAACTTTTTCTCTTTACGACAGCCAGTACCTGATCAGCCACATCGTTGAACTCGCCGGCGGCCGGAATCTGTGCGAAGAACGAACTTCCTTTGTCAGTGCGGAGAAAGTTTTGTCTTTTGACCCGGATGTGATTATTTTTGTATCTTTCAATCAGCAAAGGCCAACGGAAGATCTTGGCGATAAAGAGGCAGTCCAAAGCTTGCAGGCAATAGCCGAGCTGCGCAGCATGCGGGCTATTCAACAAGGAAATATCATTAATCTGCCCTTTTTTACGGTAAATAACGGCGGTATCCGTACGATCGATGCAATTGAGAAAATTGCCGCCGGTTTGTATCCGGATACGTTTTAA
- a CDS encoding ATP-binding cassette domain-containing protein: MNLALKNISVELGRQQVVKDVSLEVKQGNFVGLIGPNGSGKSTLLRTIYRVIKPGSGAILLDGRSLQSFSLTESAKKLGVVGQFNQVNFDFSVFEMVMMGRTPHKGMLEADRQEDYAIALAAIKTVGMESYAHRSFSTLSGGEKQRIILARALAQQPQVLLLDEPTNHLDIKYQLELLAIVKALGIGVLAALHDLSLAAMYCDQLYVLKGGAVMTSGKPRQILTPGLVREVYEIDCDIKENPATGCLAITYYPVCGQV, from the coding sequence GTGAATTTAGCTTTGAAAAACATTAGCGTAGAGCTTGGCAGGCAACAGGTTGTTAAGGATGTTTCACTGGAGGTGAAGCAGGGCAATTTTGTTGGGCTGATCGGTCCAAACGGCAGCGGAAAATCAACTTTGCTTCGTACCATTTACCGGGTGATCAAACCCGGCAGCGGAGCCATTCTGCTTGACGGGCGGAGTCTGCAAAGTTTCAGCCTGACGGAATCGGCGAAGAAACTGGGAGTTGTAGGCCAGTTTAATCAGGTTAATTTTGATTTTAGTGTTTTTGAGATGGTCATGATGGGACGGACGCCGCATAAGGGGATGCTGGAGGCTGATCGTCAGGAAGACTATGCGATTGCGCTGGCGGCTATAAAAACAGTGGGGATGGAAAGCTATGCCCACCGCAGCTTTTCGACTCTGTCCGGCGGCGAAAAGCAGCGGATTATTCTGGCCAGGGCTTTAGCTCAGCAGCCCCAGGTGCTGCTCCTGGATGAACCGACCAATCATCTCGATATTAAGTATCAGCTTGAATTGCTGGCGATTGTCAAAGCGCTCGGCATTGGCGTTCTGGCGGCGCTGCATGACCTCAGCCTGGCTGCCATGTATTGTGATCAGTTATATGTTCTTAAAGGCGGTGCGGTAATGACCAGCGGCAAGCCCAGGCAAATTCTGACGCCCGGGTTGGTTAGGGAAGTGTATGAAATTGATTGCGATATTAAGGAAAACCCTGCTACCGGCTGCCTGGCAATTACTTATTATCCTGTCTGCGGGCAGGTGTGA
- the rpsT gene encoding 30S ribosomal protein S20 — MPNIKSSERSIKTDAERRAKNFAVRSSIRTATRKVTEAVGAGNNADAKALLTKASSTIDKAAGKGVLHKNAAARKKSRLARKINALG; from the coding sequence TTGCCAAATATAAAATCATCCGAACGCAGCATAAAAACTGACGCTGAACGGCGCGCTAAAAACTTTGCTGTAAGGTCATCGATCAGAACGGCTACCCGCAAAGTAACTGAAGCTGTAGGTGCTGGCAATAACGCTGATGCTAAAGCCCTCCTGACCAAAGCCAGCAGCACGATTGATAAAGCAGCCGGAAAAGGCGTTCTTCATAAAAATGCAGCAGCCCGTAAAAAATCCCGCTTAGCCCGCAAAATTAATGCGTTAGGCTAA